The nucleotide sequence TACGACCGTGCGCCACCGGCTGGCGGGACTTCTGGTTCGGCTTGCGCAGCGCGAAGGGACGAAAGTCTCCGACGGGATCGAAGTCACGCTCCCGGCCAGCAACCAGGAACTTGCATCGCAGATTGGTACTGTCCGAGAACTCGTGTCGCGTAACTTGAGCCGTTTTCAGTCCGAAAAGCTGATCCAGATGGACGGGCGGCGGCTTGTGATTGCAAATCTCAAGGCGCTGGAAGCTGAGCTGGATTCTTCGGACTAGTCCTCGAACCAATCAACCACAAGGGTTGGAGGACAAACCGGCAAACAGTCCTGGGCGGCCTCGCCGCTTCTTTACTCTGTGTGACAAAAGTCATCGTCTGGCGCCGCGGCAGCTCTTACTTTGATGGAGAGCAGCGATTCGCTGTGGGAGAAAAACAATGACTTTGACTGCCACCAAGACCGTTCGTGAGTATGCGATCGAGACACCCCAAACCATCCGCGTGTTTGAAAAGCTTGGGATTGACTACTGCTGTGGAGGGAATCGTCCGCTGACCGAAGCGTGTGCCGCCTCCAACTTGCGCGTTGAAGACGTACTGCAATCGCTGGAGGCAGCGTTAGCGGAGCCGGTTAAGCCAGCGGAGCGCGAACTGCGGGCGGGTTCGCTCGGCGAGTTGATCGCGCACATCGTGCAGACTCACCACACCTACGTACGGCGCGAAATTCCGGAAATCGAGCGTTTGCTGGAGAAAGTACACAGCAAGCACGGCGCAAATCATCCGGAACTGGGGAAGATCCGCAGTGTCTTTCACGGGCTGGGTCAAGAACTTTCCATGCACCTGATGAAAGAAGAATCCGTGCTATTTCCCTATATCGAGCGGATGGAAGAAGCGGTGTTGCAGCACGAACCAATCTTGCCGCCGCCGTTCGGAACGGTAGGCAATCCCGTACGGATGATGGAACAGGAACATGACAGCGCCGGGGGCGCGCTGAAGACAATGCGCGAAGTCAGTCAGGACTACAACCCTCCGTCCGATGCTTGCACGAGTTTCCGGGCGCTCTACACTGCGCTGCAGAACTTCGAGCAGGATCTCCATCAGCACATTCACCTGGAAAATAATGTATTGTTTCCACGCGCACTGGCGATGGAGAGCAGCAAGAGCGTTCCTGAAAGTGTGGCAGTGAATTGATGGCGGGTTTCACTCACGATTCGAAGGAGAAAGAATGAACTACAAGAAACTCTGGGTTGCTCTGACGATCGTAATGGTCGTGTCATTTTCGGTGTTGGGTGGGGTTGGCATAAAGCTGATTCGAAGCGCGCCGCCGATTCCCGCGCAGGTCGTCGGCGACGGCGGCCGCGTAATTTTTAGCGGGGAAACGATCCGCGATGGCCAGAATGTATGGCAGTCAATCGGCGGACAGGAACTGGGCAGCGTTTGGGGGCACGGCGCATACGTTGCTCCCGACTGGACAGCGGATTGGCTGCATCGGGAGTGTGTGTTCATTCTGGATCGCTGGGCGAAGGATGCAGGCGCAGCTTCTTACGCGGCGCTCGCTCCCGAGGCGCAGGCCGGGCTGCGCGAGCGGCTGCAGTCAACCATGCGCCGCAATACTTACGATCCGCAAACTGACCAGATCACAGTTGATCCTGGACAGGCGGAAGCGATCGGCGTGTTGACCGCGTACTACGGAGATATCTTCTTGAACGGACATGACGCGTATGCGATTCCGCGCGGCGCGCTCAAGGATCCCGAAAAAATCCGTCAGCTCGGGGCGTTCTTCTGGTGGACGGCTTGGGCAGCTACCACGAACCGGCCCGGAACCAATGTGAGCTATACGCAGAACTGGCCGCACGAGCCGTTGGTTGACAATGTGCCGACTGGCAATGCGGTGGTGTGGAGTGTGATCAGCTTCGTCCTGCTCCTAGGCGGTATCGGGGGCATGGTGTGGTACTTCGGTTCGCAGGAACGGGAGGTTGCTCACGACCTGCTGCAAGACAAGGACCCGTTGCTGGGAATGAACCCGACGCCTTCACAGCGAGCCACGGTGAAATATTTCTTTGTTGTGGCCGCGCTGTGGGTTGTTCAGGTGGCGCTCGGCGCACTTACGGCGCACTACGGAGTCGAAGGGTCGGGCTTCTATGGCATTCCGCTCGATCGCTGGCTGCCGTACAGCATCACGCGCACGTGGCATCTGCAAATCGGGATTTTCTGGATCGCGACGTCGTGGCTTGCTACCGGCTTGTATGTTGCGCCGGCGGTGAGCGGAGCCGAACCCAAGGGGCAGCGGCTGGGAGTGAATCTGCTCTTTGGCGCGGTGCTGCTGGTGGTCGTCGGATCGCTGGCTGGCGAGTGGCTGGGCATTCAGCAGAGACTCGGCAACCTGTGGTTCTGGTTCGGAGCGCAGGGTTACGAGTATGTGGATCTCGGCCGGTTCTGGCAGATCCTGCTCTTTGTCGGACTGCTGTTCTGGTTATGGCTGATGTGGAGAGGCCTGGCTCTGGCACTGCGCAAGCGTGACAATGCCTATTCGCTGCTGCTGCTCTTCTTGATTTCCGCGATTGCGATTCCATTGTTCTACGCGGCCGGCTTGATGTATGGACAACGCTCTCACCTGGTCACGGCAGAATACTGGCGCTGGTGGGTCGTCCACCTCTGGGTGGAAGGATTCTTCGAAGTGTTTGCCACGGTGGTCATCGCATTTCTGCTGACGAGGTTGAAGCTGCTCTCGTTACAGACTGCGACTCGCGCCACACTTTTTTCCACCGTCGTCTATTTGTCGGGTGGAATCATCGGAACTTTCCATCATCTTTACTTTGCGGGCGCTCCGAATATCGTGCTGGCACTGGGTGCGGTCTTCAGCGCGTTTGAAGTTGTGCCGCTGGTACTGATCGGCTTTGAGGCCTGGGAGAATATCCGCCTGGCTCGTTCCCGTCAGCAACAGGTCTGGGTGGCTGCCTACAAGTGGCCGATCTATTTCTTTGTGGCGGTCGCCTTCTGGAACTTCGTGGGTGCGGGGCTGTTCGGCTTCTTCATCAATCCGCCGATTGCCCTCTACTACATGCAGGGACTGAACACGACGGCTGTCCACGCACACACGGCGCTCTTCGGGGTGTACGGAATGCTGGGGCTCGGTCTGATGTTGTTTTGCCTGCGCGCTTTGCGTCCGGGGAAAGCCTGGAAAAATGGCCCTCTGGCGTTTGCGTTCTGGTCGATCAACATTGGTCTCGCGCTGATGGTTTTGATCAGCGTGCTGCCGATCGGGCTCATGCAAGCGTGGGCCTCGGTCGAGTACGGGACATGGTATGCGCGTTCGTCCGAA is from Acidobacteriota bacterium and encodes:
- a CDS encoding nitric-oxide reductase large subunit encodes the protein MNYKKLWVALTIVMVVSFSVLGGVGIKLIRSAPPIPAQVVGDGGRVIFSGETIRDGQNVWQSIGGQELGSVWGHGAYVAPDWTADWLHRECVFILDRWAKDAGAASYAALAPEAQAGLRERLQSTMRRNTYDPQTDQITVDPGQAEAIGVLTAYYGDIFLNGHDAYAIPRGALKDPEKIRQLGAFFWWTAWAATTNRPGTNVSYTQNWPHEPLVDNVPTGNAVVWSVISFVLLLGGIGGMVWYFGSQEREVAHDLLQDKDPLLGMNPTPSQRATVKYFFVVAALWVVQVALGALTAHYGVEGSGFYGIPLDRWLPYSITRTWHLQIGIFWIATSWLATGLYVAPAVSGAEPKGQRLGVNLLFGAVLLVVVGSLAGEWLGIQQRLGNLWFWFGAQGYEYVDLGRFWQILLFVGLLFWLWLMWRGLALALRKRDNAYSLLLLFLISAIAIPLFYAAGLMYGQRSHLVTAEYWRWWVVHLWVEGFFEVFATVVIAFLLTRLKLLSLQTATRATLFSTVVYLSGGIIGTFHHLYFAGAPNIVLALGAVFSAFEVVPLVLIGFEAWENIRLARSRQQQVWVAAYKWPIYFFVAVAFWNFVGAGLFGFFINPPIALYYMQGLNTTAVHAHTALFGVYGMLGLGLMLFCLRALRPGKAWKNGPLAFAFWSINIGLALMVLISVLPIGLMQAWASVEYGTWYARSSEFMQTSLMTRLRWSRMFGDSIFAIGALVLGWFVLGLWTGHSYDEHGGEVAEGDWEVRPLASPRSSTAD
- the ric gene encoding iron-sulfur cluster repair di-iron protein, which gives rise to MTLTATKTVREYAIETPQTIRVFEKLGIDYCCGGNRPLTEACAASNLRVEDVLQSLEAALAEPVKPAERELRAGSLGELIAHIVQTHHTYVRREIPEIERLLEKVHSKHGANHPELGKIRSVFHGLGQELSMHLMKEESVLFPYIERMEEAVLQHEPILPPPFGTVGNPVRMMEQEHDSAGGALKTMREVSQDYNPPSDACTSFRALYTALQNFEQDLHQHIHLENNVLFPRALAMESSKSVPESVAVN